The Amycolatopsis nigrescens CSC17Ta-90 genomic interval GACCGGCAGGCACCAGGTGGTCGCCTGCGAGGGCGCCTTCCACGGCCGCACCATGGGCGCGCTTTCGCTCACCGGCCAGCCCGCCAAGCGGGAGCCGTTCGAGCCGCTGGTCCCCGGGGTCACGCATGTCCCGTTCGGTGACGCCGAAGCGCTCCGGTCCGTTGTGGACGATCAGACCGCGGCCGTGGTGCTGGAGCCGGTGCTCGGCGAGGGCGGCGTGGTGCCGGCCCCGGACGGTTATCTGCAGGCGGCGCGGGAGATCACCAAGCAGACGGGCGCGCTGCTGATCCTGGACGAGGTGCAGACCGGGATCGGCCGGACCGGCGGCTGGTTCGCCTTCCAGCGCGCGGGCATCATCCCGGACGTGATCACCCTGGCCAAGGGGCTCGGCGGGGGCCTGCCGCTGGGCGCGGTGATCGGTGTCGGCGAGGCGGGCGAGTTGTTGCGGCCGGGGCAGCACGGCACCACCTTCGGCGGCAACCCGGTGTGCTGCGCGGCCGGGCTGGCCGTGCTGCGCACCATCGCGAAGGACAACCTGAACGACCATGTGGACGCACTCGGCAAGGACCTCGCCGCCGGGATCGAGGAACTGGCGCACCCGCTGGTCGCCGGGGTCCGCGGGATCGGCCTGCTGCTCGGCATCGCGCTGCGCGAGCCGGTCGCGCCGGCGGTGGCCAAAGCCGCGCAGGACGCGGGTTTCCTGATCAACCCGGTCGCCCCGGACACCATCCGGCTGGCCCCGCCGCTGATCCTGAGCCACCACGACGTGACGAAGTTCCTGGCCGCGTTCCCGGCCGCACTCGACTCCACCACGAACTGAAGGACCATCACTGATGCGGCACTTCTTGCGCGACGACGATCTCAGCCCCGAGGAACAGAGCGCCGTCCTCGACCTCGCCGGCGAGCTGAAGAAGCAGCCGTTCCGCGACACCTTCGCCGGGCCGAAGGCGGTCGCGGTGATCTTCGAGAAGAACTCCACCCGCACCCGGTTCTCCTTCGAGGTCGGCATCGCCCAGCTCGGCGGGCACCCGGTGGTGGTGGACGGGCGTGCCATGCAGCTCGGCCGCGAAGAGACCATCGAGGACACCGCCAGGGTGCTTTCGCGCTATGTGGACATCGTGGTCTGGCGCACCTTCGCCCAGGCGCGGATCGAGTCCTTCGCGTCGGAGGCGTCGGTGCCGGTGGTGAACGCGCTGACCAACGAGTTCCATCCCTGCCAGATCCTCGCCGACCTGCAGACCATCAGGGAGCGCAAGGGAAAGACGGCCGGGCTCACCCTGACCTACCTCGGCGACGCGGGGAACAACATGGCCCACTCGCTGCTGCTCGGCGGGGTGACCGCCGGCTTGCACGTCCGGGTGGCCGCCCCGGAGGGCTTCCACCCGCTGCCGTGGGTGCTGGACGCGGTGCGCGCGCGGGCCGCGGAAACCGGCGGCAGTGCCGAGGTCTTCGTCGACCCGCGGGCCGCGGTGGACGGCGCGGACGTGCTCACCACCGACGCCTGGACGTCGATGGGACAGGAGAACGACGGCAAGGACAGGGTGGCGCCGTTCCGGCCGTACCAGGTCAACGCCGAGTTGCTGGCCGCGACCGGGCGGGACACCATCGTGCTGCACGATCTTCCGGCCCACCGCGGCTGGGAGATCACCGACGAGGTGATCGACGGCCCGGCCAGCGCGGTCTGGGACGAGGCGGAGAACCGCCTGCACGCCCAGAAGGCGCTGCTCGTCTGGCTCAGCGAGCAGAGCGGTCGACGATGACCACCAGGCGTGCCCGCCAGGCCAGGATCACCGAGCTGGTGTCCACCATGGCCATCCGCAGCCAGACCGAGCTGGCGAAGCTGCTGTCGGCCGAGGGCATCGAGGTCACCCAGGCGACGCTGTCCAGGGATCTCGACGAGCTCGGCGCGGTGAAGCTGCGGGGTGCCGACTCCGGTGCGCCGGTGTACGTCATCCCGGAGGACGGCAGCCCGGTCCGCGGGGTGCAGGGCGGCACCTCCCGGCTGTCCAGGCTGCTGGCCGAGCTGCTGGTCTCGGCGGACGCCTCGGGCAACCTCACGGTGCTGCGCACGCCACCCGGTGCGGCGCAGTTCCTGGCCAGCGCGATCGACCGGGCGGCATTGGAGGAGGTCGTCGGCTCGATCGCCGGCGACGACACGGTAGCGGTGATCGCCAGGGAACCGCTGACCGGAAAGGACCTGGCTGAACGCTTCGCCGCACTGGCGCAGCGATCGTCTACTTTGGACGTTGACCTGAATGGAGAGAACAACGGTGAGCAAGCAGACTGAGCGGGTGGTGCTCGCGTACTCGGGCGGGCTGGACACCTCGGTGGGGATCGGCTGGATCGCCGAGGAGACCGGGGCCGAGGTGGTGGCCGTGGCCGTCGACCTCGGCCAGGGCGGCGAGGACCTGGACACCATCCGGCAGCGCGCGCTGGACTGCGGCGCGGTCGAGGCCGTGGTGGCCGACGCCCGTGACGAGTTCGCGGAGCAGTACTGCCTGCCCGCGCTGCAGGCGAACGCGCTCTACATGGACCGCTACCCGCTGGTGTCCGCGCTGTCCCGGCCGGTGATCGTCAAGCACCTCGCCGAGGCGGCCAAGTACCACGGCGCGACCACCGTGGCGCACGGCTGCACCGGCAAGGGCAACGACCAGGTGCGGTTCGAGGTCGGCCTCGGCGCGCTGGTGCCGGACCTGAAGGTGATCGCCCCGGTGCGCGACTTCGCGTGGACCAGGGAGAAGGCGATCGCCTGGGCCGAGGACCGCAACCTGCCGATCGACGTCACCAAGTCCTCGCCGTTCTCGGTGGACCAGAACGTCTGGGGCCGTGCGGTGGAGACCGGGTTCCTGGAGGACCTGTGGAACGCGCCGACCAAGGACGTCTACTCCTACACCGACGACCCGACGGTGCACTGGCAGGCGCCGGACGAGCTGGTGATCACCTTCGACAAGGGCGTGCCGGTCGCGATCGACGGTGAGCCGGTGACCGTGCTGGAGGCCATCCAGCAGCTGAACCGCCGGGCCGGCGCGCACGGGGTCGGCCGGCTGGACATGGTCGAGGACCGGCTGGTCGGCATCAAGAGCAGGGAGATCTACGAGGCGCCCGGCGCGATCGCGCTGATCACCGCGCACCAGGAGCTGGAGAACGTCACCGTGGAGCGGGACGTGGCCAGGTTCAAGCGCACGGTGGACCAGCGCTGGGGCGAGCTGGTCTACGACGGCCTGTGGTTCTCGCCGCTGAAGGAGGCGCTGGACTCGTTCATCGCGAAGACCCAGGAGCACGTGACCGGCGAGATCCGGATGGTGCTGCACGGCGGCACCGCGGTGGTCAACGGGCGCCGCAGCGAGGAGTCCCTGTACGACTTCAACCTGGCCACCTACGACGAGGGCGACAGCTTCGACCAGTCGCTGGCCAAGGGGTTCGTGCAGCTCTGGGGCCTGCCCAGCAAGATCGCCGCCAAGCGTCAGCAGAAGAACTAGCTCCGAGAGGAAAGCGCCCATCATGGAACAGCAGCCCCCCGTGCAGCTCTGGGGCGGCCGGTTCGCCGGCGGGCCCGCCGAGGCGATGGCGGCACTGAGCGCGTCGACGCACTTCGACTGGCGGCTGGCGCCGTACGACATCGCCGGCTCGCGTGCGCACGCCAGGGTGCTGCACCAGGCGGGGCTGCTGTCCGGGCCCGAGCTCGACGCCATGCTCGGTGCGCTGGACGTGCTCGCCGAGGACGTCGCCTCCGGTGCGTTCACGCCCACCGTCGCCGACGAGGACGTGCACACCGCGCTGGAACGCGGACTGCTCGAACGCGCCGGCACCGAGCTCGGCGGCAAGCTGCGGGCCGGCCGGTCCCGCAACGACCAGGTGGCCACCCTGTTCCGGATGTGGCTGCGGGACGCCGCCCGCCGGGTCGGGGCAGGGCTGCTGGACGTGCTCGACGCGCTGGTCGCGCAGGCGCGGCGGCATCCGGACGCGATCCTGCCCGGCCGCACCCATCTGCAGCACGCCCAGCCGGTGCTGCTCGCGCACCATCTGCTCGCGCACGCCCAGTCGCTGCTGCGGGACCTGAGCAGGCTGCGCGACTGGGACGCCCGCGCCGCCGAGTCGCCGTACGGCTCGGGGGCGCTGGCCGGGTCCTCGCTCGGGCTCGACCCGGACGCGGTCGCCGCCGAGCTCGGTTTCGGTGCCAGTGTGGAGAACTCGATCGACGGCACCGCGTCCCGCGACTTCGCCGCCGAGTTCGCCTTCGTGCTGGCCATGCTCGGGGTGAACCTGTCCAGGCTCGCCGAAGAAGTGATCATCTGGAACACCGCCGAGTTCGGCTACGTCACCCTCGACGACGCGTGGGCCACCGGCAGCTCGATCATGCCGCAGAAGAAGAACCCGGACGTGGCCGAGCTGACCAGGGGCAAGTCCGGCAGGTTGATCGGCAACCTGACCGGGCTGCTGGCCACGCTCAAGGCGCAGCCGCTGGCCTACAACCGCGACCTGCAGGAGGACAAGGAACCGGTCTTCGACTCGGTCGAGCAGCTGGAGCTGCTGTTCCCGGCGATCGCCGGCATGGTCGGCACGCTCACCTTCCACACCGACCGGCTGGCCGAACTGGCCCCCGCCGGCTTCACCCTGGCCACCGACATCGCGGAATGGCTTGTCCGCCAAGGGGTTCCGTTCCGGGTGGCGCATGAGGCCGCTGGCGAGAGCGTCCGGGTCGCCGAGTCGCGCGGCGCCGGCCTCGACGAGCTGACCGACGACGAGCTGGCGAAGATCCATCCGGCACTCACCCCGCAGGTCCGCGAGGTGCTCACCGTCGAGGGCTCGGTCTCCTCCCGCAACGCCCGTGGCGGCACCGCGCCCGAACGGGTCGCCGAGCAGCGCGAGCGGCTGGTGGCCAAGGCCGCCGAGTTCCGCGACTGGCTGAAGACCGGCTGAAGCAGCCGCGGCACACTGGGCGGATGATCGACCACCTCGTCTACGCCACCCCCGACCTGGCCGGCACCGAGCGGGAGCTGCGGGAGCGGGGCGTGGAACTGAGCCAGGGCGGGCCGCACGTCGGCCTCGGCACCCGCAACTGCCTCGCCGACCTCGGTGACGGTCGGTACCTGGAGGTGGTCGGCCCGGACCTCGGCCAGCCGGGGTTCGACGGCGTTCGCATGTTCGGCATCGACGACCTCGCCGCGCCGCGGCTGGTCACCTGGGCGGCCGGGGTACGTGACCTCGACGCGGTGGCCGCCGGGCACGATTACGCCGAGCCGTTCGGGATGTCCAGGCGGCGGCCGGACGGGGTCCTGCTGGCATGGCGGCTGGCCTGGCCGGTCGACGACCAGGGTGGAGTGGTGCCGTTCCTGATCGACTGGGCGGACTCAGCGCATCCGGCGGAGACCGCGGCCAAGGGCGCCCACCTGCTGGAGCTGCGCCTTGCCCACCCGGACCCGGCCGCGATCTCGGCGATCCTGCGCACACTGGGCGTCGACCTCGAGGTCACCGATGCCGCGCGGCCTTCGCTCACCGCCACGCTGGCCACCCGCACCGGTGAGCTCGTGCTGAGCTGAGGCCGTGGATACTGGCGGACGTCACAAACCCAGAGGAGTCGCGAAATTTCAGCGAACGGACGGCCGTTCAGCCGGGCGGAGCTCTCCGTCGAACCGGTGGAACTGGCCGGGCTGCTGCTCGGCGCGGTGATCGAGGCGGCCGGCCCGCAGGGCACCGTGGCCGCACGGCTGGTGGAGGTCGAGGCGTACCGGGGGCAGGACGATCCGGCCTCGCACTGCTATCGCGGGCGCACCCCGCGCAACCAGGTGATGTGGGGCCCGGCGGGTCACCTGTACGTGTACTTTGTCTACGGCATGCACTTCTGCGCCAACGTGGTGGGCAGGACCGACGGCGAGGCCGGCGCGGTGCTGCTGCGCGCCGCCGAGACGATCTCCGGCACCGAGCTGGCCAGGACGAGGCGCAAGGCCGCCCGCAAGGACGAGCAGCTGGCCCAGGGCCCGGCCAGGCTGACCTCCGCGCTCGGCATCGGCCCCGAGCACAACGGCGCCGACCTGCTCGATCCCGCGTCGCCGGTCCGGTTGCTCCGCGGTGAGCGGGTGCCGCCGGCGGAGATCAGCAGCGGCCCGCGGGTGGGCGTGGCGGCCGCGATGGACACGCCGTGGCGGTTCTGGGTGGCCGGTTCGGCCGCGGTGTCGGCCTACCGGCGTGGTGGCAAGGTCCGGTCGAAGACGCGCTGAGCGGCTCCCGCGCAAACCCGTTGCGTGCGCGCCACCGCCGTCGGCGAAGATAAGCGTCGTGAGTGAGCACATCCTTGACGAGCTGTCCTGGCGCGGCCTGATCGCGCAGTCCACCGACCTCGACGCGCTGCGGCGAGACCTCGACGACGGCCCGCTCACCCTCTATTGCGGTTTCGACCCGACCGCGCCCAGCCTGCACGCCGGTCACCTGGTCCAGATGCTGGTGCTCCGGCGTTTCCAGAACGCCGGCCACCGCCCGGTGCTGCTCGCCGGCGGGGGCACCGGGCTGATCGGCGACCCCCGTGACGTGGGGGAGCGCGCGCTGCACTCCGAGGAGACCGTCCGCGAGTGGGCCGACCGGCTGCGCGGCCAGCTCGCCACCATGGTCGACTTCGGTCACCCGGACGTGCCGCCGATCGAGGCGAACAACCTGGACTGGATCGGCCGGACCCCGGTCAGCACCTTCCTCCGGGACGTGGGCAAGCACTTCTCCATCAACACGATGCTGGCCAGGGAGACGGTCCGCCGCCGGCTGGACACCGACGGCATGTCCTACACCGAGTTCAGCTACATGCTGCTGCAGGCCAACGACTACCGGGAGCTGTTCGAGCGGCACGGGGTGCGGCTGCAGATCGGCGGCTCCGACCAGTGGGGCAACATCGTGGCCGGCACGGACCTGATCCGCCGGGTGCACGGCGCGCACGTGCACGCGCTGACCACGCCACTGGTCACCGACTCCGAAGGCCGCAAGATCGGCAAGTCCACCGGCGGCGGCAGCGTGTGGCTCGACCCGTCGATGACCTCGCCTTACGCCTGGTACCAGTACTTCGTGAACCTGCCGGACGCCGACGTGGTCAACTGCCTGAAGCTGCTGACCTTCCTGACCCGCGACGAGATCGCCGAGCTGGAGGCCGCGACCACCGAACGGCCCGCGGCAAGGCTCGCCCAGCGGCGGCTGGCACAGGAGCTCACCGATCTGGTGCACGGGCCGGAGCAGACCCGGCAGGTGATCGCGGCGAGCCAGGCGCTGTTCGGCCGCGGGGAGCTGGCCGAGCTGGACGGTCCGACGCTGGACGCGGCGATGGCCGAGGTGCCCGGTGGCGAGGTGAAGCTTTCCGACGAACCGACCGTGGTCGACCTGCTGCTGGCCGGCGGGCTGGTGGACAGCAAGGGAGCCGCGCGCCGAACGGTCAAGGAGGGCGGCGCGTACGTGAACAACGCGAAGATCGCGGACGAGGAGTGGCGGCCGGCCGCGGGCGACGCCCTGCACGGGCGGTGGCTGGTGGTGCGCCGCGGCAAGCGGAACACGGCCGGCGTGCGGCTGCTCGGCTGAGCCGTCGGGCCGGGATAGGCCCTGAACTGGGGAAACCTGGTTTAAGCACCCCCCTGTTCCGGCCCGTTTTGCCGACATGTAATCTTCTCTTCGTCGCCAGGGAGACCGGGCGGCGGGACCACGAACCAACCTCCTGAAAGCGCTTGAAGTGCTGTGGTAGTGTGGGTGGTCGCGAAAGCTTCCGGAGCTGGTCTGCTCTGGAATATCCAAAGACGAGACAAGTGCTTCGAATAAGGTCGTGCCCCAGGGTGCGGCGCGATTCGTGGTGTGTTGTTTGAGAACTCAACAGTGTGCTAGTGAACTAAGCCAGTAGAGCTTATGTATTTGAACCTCGTTTGAGGTTCCTTTGAGATGATTATGGTCATCGGTCAAATTCATTGTTGGAGAGTTTGATCCTGGCTCAGGACGAACGCTGGCGGCGTGCTTAACACATGCAAGTCGAACGATGAAGCCTTTCGGGGTGGATTAGTGGCGAACGGGTGAGTAACACGTGGGCAATCTGCCCTGTACTTTGGGATAAGCCCGGGAAACTGGGTCTAATACCGGATATTGACTTTGCATCGCATGGTGTGGGGTTGAAAGTTTTGGCGGTACAGGATGAGCCCGCGGCCTATCAGCTTGTTGGTGGGGTAATGGCCTACCAAGGCGACGACGGGTAGCCGGCCTGAGAGGGCGACCGGCCACACTGGGACTGAGACACGGCCCAGACTCCTACGGGAGGCAGCAGTGGGGAATATTGCACAATGGGCGAAAGCCTGATGCAGCGACGCCGCGTGAGGGATGACGGCCTTCGGGTTGTAAACCTCTTTCGCCAGGGACGAAGCGCAAGTGACGGTACCTGGATAAGAAGCACCGGCTGACTACGTGCCAGCAGCCGCGGTAATACGTAGGGTGCGAGCGTTGTCCGGAATTATTGGGCGTAAAGAGCTCGTAGGCGGTTTGTCGCGTCGGCTGTGAAAACTGGAGGCTTAACCTTCAGCTTGCAGTCGATACGGGCAGACTTGAGTTCGGTAGGGGAGACTGGAATTCCTGGTGTAGCGGTGAAATGCGCAGATATCAGGAGGAACACCGGTGGCGAAGGCGGGTCTCTGGGCCGATACTGACGCTGAGGAGCGAAAGCGTGGGGAGCGAACAGGATTAGATACCCTGGTAGTCCACGCTGTAAACGTTGGGCGCTAGGTGTGGGCGACATTCCACGTTGTCCGTGCCGTAGCTAACGCATTAAGCGCCCCGCCTGGGGAGTACGGCCGCAAGGCTAAAACTCAAAGGAATTGACGGGGGCCCGCACAAGCGGCGGAGCATGTGGATTAATTCGATGCAACGCGAAGAACCTTACCTGGGCTTGACATGCGCCAGACATCCCCAGAGATGGGGCTTCCCTTGTGGTTGGTGTACAGGTGGTGCATGGCTGTCGTCAGCTCGTGTCGTGAGATGTTGGGTTAAGTCCCGCAACGAGCGCAACCCTTATCCTGTGTTGCCAGCGCGTAATGGCGGGGACTCGCGGGAGACTGCCGGGGTCAACTCGGAGGAAGGTGGGGATGACGTCAAGTCATCATGCCCCTTATGTCCAGGGCTTCACACATGCTACAATGGCTGGTACAGAGGGCTGCGATACCGCGAGGTGGAGCGAATCCCTTAAAGCCGGTCTCAGTTCGGATCGCAGTCTGCAACTCGACTGCGTGAAGTCGGAGTCGCTAGTAATCGCAGATCAGCAACGCTGCGGTGAATACGTTCCCGGGCCTTGTACACACCGCCCGTCACGTCATGAAAGTCGGTAACACCCGAAGCCCACGGCCCAACCCGTAAGGGAGGGAGTGGTCGAAGGTGGGACTGGCGATTGGGACGAAGTCGTAACAAGGTAGCCGTACCGGAAGGTGCGGCTGGATCACCTCCTTTCTAAGGAGCAACACATCCACAGTCCTCGGGATACCCGGGATCAGCACTGTGGAGTGGCCGGCATGAAATGCCCGAATGTGGTGTTGTGTTGGTTGCTCAAGGAATTGTGGAACTACTGGTTGATGCCGGCGTCTGGTGATGCCTGCGCGTGTGAGTACTGGCCCTTTGGGGTCGTGGAAAGCGTGATGCGGGGTTGGTGGGTGTTGGTGTTCATTGGCATGCTGTTGGGTCCTGAGGCAACACGCCTTGGGGTCATCTGATCCTTCGGAGTTGTTGTTTCGTGGGTGTGGTGTTTGAGAACTGTAGAGTGGATGCGAGCATCTTTGTGGTCAAGTTGTTAAGGGCACATGGTGGATGTCTAGGCTTCAGGAGCCGATGAAGGACGTGGGAGGCTGCGATATGCCTCGGGGAGCTGTCAACCGAGCTGAGATCCGAGGATTTCCGAATGGGGAAACCCAGCACTCGTGATGGAGTGTTACCCGCATCTGAATATATAGGGTGTGTGGAGGGAACGCGGGGAAGTGAAACATCTCAGTACCCGCAGGAAGAGAAAACAACCGTGATTCCGTGAGTAGTGGCGAGCGAAAGCGGATGAGGCTAAACCGTATGCATGTCAAGTTGTCAGGCGTTGTGTGTGCGGTGTTGTGGGACCCAGCGTGAAGATTCTGACAGGTCTTCGGATGCGCGCCATGGTTAGCGGAACACTTTGGGATAGGTGACCGGAGTGGGTGAGAGTCCCGTACGCGAAAGCTGTGGTTTGTGTGTTTGTTTGGTGTTCCCGAGTAGCAGCGAGCTCGTGGAATTTGCTGTGAATCTGCCGGGACCACCCGGTAAGCCTAAATACTTCCTGGAGACCGATAGCGGACTAGTACCGTGAGGGAAAGATGAAAAGTACCCCGGGAGGGGAGTGAAAGAGTACCTGAAACCGTGTGCCTACAAGCCGTCAGAGCATGGTGACATGTGATGGCGTGCCTTTTGAAGAATGAGCCTGCGAGTTAGTGCTGCGTGGCGAGGTTAACCCGTGTGGGGTAGCCGTAGCGAAAGCGAGTCTGAATAGGGCGAATGTAGTCGCGTGGTCTAGACCCGAAGCGGAGTGATCTACCCATGGCCAGGGTGAAGCGACGGTAAGACGTCGTGGAGGCCCGAACCCACTTAGGTTGAAAACTGAGGGGATGAGCTGTGGGTAGGGGTGAAAGGCCAATCAAACTCCGTGATAGCTGGTTCTCCCCGAAATGCATTTAGGTGCAGCGTCACATGTTTCACATCCGGGGTAGAGCTACTGGATGGTCTAGGGGCCTTACCGGGTTACCGAAATCAACCAAACTCCGAATACGGGTGTGTGAGAGTGTGGCAGTGAGACGGCGGGGGATAAGCTTCGTCGTCGAGAGGGAAACAGCCCAGAACACCAGCTAAGGCCCCTAAGTGTGTGCTCAGTGGGAAAGGATGTGGGATTGCCCAGACAACCAGGAGGTTGGCTTAGAAGCAGCCACCCTTGAAAGAGTGCGTAATAGCTCACTGGTCAAGTGGTCCTGCGCCGACAATGTAGCGGGGCTTAAGCACACCGCCGAAGCTGTGTCATTGACACAAGAGATCCGCTTCAACGTTCGCGTTGTTGTGTAGTCGTGTTGATGGGTAGGGGAGCGTCCTGCATCCAGGGAAGCCACGGTGTGAACCAGTGGTGGAGGGTGTGGGAGTGAGAATGCAGGCATGAGTAGCGAAAGCAGAGTGAGAAACTCTGCCGCCGGATGACCAAGGGTTCCTGGGCCAGGCTAATCCGCCCAGGGTAAGTCGGGACCTAAGGCGAGGCCGACAGGCGTAGTCGATGGATAACGGGTTGATATTCCCGTACCCGTGTATGTTCGTCCCTGATGAGGCGGTTGATACTAACCACCCAAAGCATCATGGTGAAGCCTTCGGGTGGAGTTGTGGTGTGGAGCGTGGGATCTGATTCCGTAGTAGTCAAGCGATGGGGTGACGCAGGAAGGTAGCTCCGCCAGTGAATGGTAGTACTGGTGTAAGCGTGTAGGAGGAGGTATAGGTAAATCCGTACCTCGTATACTCTGAGACGTGATGCGTAGCCGTTGAGGTGAAGTAGGGTGATCCTATGCTGCCGAGAAAAGCCTCTAGCGAGAACATGTACGGCCCGTACCCCAAACCAACACAGGTGGTCAGGTAGAGAATACTAAGGCGATCGGGTGAACTGTGGTTAAGGAACTCGGCAAAATGCCCCCGTAACTTCGGGAGAAGGGGGGCCAAAGCACTTGAAGCCCCGTGCGGGCTAGGGTGAGTTGGCCGCAGAGACCAGCGGAAAGCGACTGTTTACTAAAAACACAGGTCCGTGCGAAGAAGCAATTCGATGTATACGGACTGACGCCTGCCCGGTGCTGGAACGTTAAGAGGACCGGTTAACTCCCTTTGGGGGGTGAAGCTGAGAATTTAAGCGCCAGTAAACGGCGGTGGTAACTATAACCATCCTAAGGTAGCGAAATTCCTTGTCGGGTAAGTTCCGACCTGCACGAATGGCGTAACGACTTTCCGGCTGTCTCAACCACAGGCCCGGCGAAATTGCACTACGAGTAAAGATGCTCGTTACGCGCGGCAGGACGGAAAGACCCCGGGACCTTTACTATAGTTTGGTATTGGTTTTCGGTTCGGCTTGTGTAGGATAGGTGGGAGACTGTGAAGGCATCACGCTAGTGGTGGTGGAGTCAATCTTGAAATACCACTCTGGTCGAATTGGGAATCTCAACCTCGGACCATGATCTGGTTCAGGGACAGTGCCTGATGGGTAGTTTAACTGGGGCGGTTGCCTCCTAAAGAGTAACGGAGGCGCCCAAAGGTTCCCTCAGCCTGGTTGGCAATCAGGTGTTGAGTGCAAGTGCACAAGGGAGCTTGACTGTGAGACTGACGGGTCGAGCAGGGACGAAAGTCGGGACTAGTGATCCGGCACCACCTGGTGGAAGGGGTGTCGCTCAACGGATAAAAGGTACCCCGGGGATAACAGGCTGATCTTGCCCAAGAGTCCATATCGACGGCATGGTTTGGCACCTCGATGTCGGCTCGTCGCATCCTGGGGCCGGAGTAGGTCCCAAGGGTTGGGCTGTTCGCCCATTAAAGCGGCACGCGAGCTGGGTTTAGAACGTCGTGAGACAGTTCGGTCCCTATCCGCCGCGCGCGTAGGAGACTTGAGGAAGGCTGTCCCTAGTACGAGAGGACCGGGACGGACGAACCTCTGGTATGCCAGTTGTCACGCCAGTGGCATGGCTGGTTAGCCACGTTCGGAAGGGATAACCGCTGAAGGCATCTAAGCGGGAAGCCTGTTCCAAGATGAGGTCTCCCACCCCTTTGTGGGTTAAGGCCCCCAAGAGACCATTGGGTTGATAGGCCAGAAATGGACGCACCGTGAGGTGTTATCGAGTTGACTGGTACTAATAGGCCGAGGACTTGCCCACAAACATGCTACGCATCCGCTCTACAGCTCTGAAACACCACACCACCCCGCAGCAACTATGTGGGCGGGGTTGTGGTGTTGATAGAGTTACGGTGGTCATGGCGGCAGGGAAACGCCCGGTCCCATTCCGAACCCGGAAGCTAAGCCTGCCAGCGCCGATGGTACTGCACCCGAAGGGGTGTGGGAGAGTAGGACACCGCCGAACACCCTTTCCGAAGGGCCCGCTAGGGTTGCCAGTTGGCTCCCTAGCGGGCCTTTCGTGCGTCTGAGGTATTTTTCATGGGTCAGTAGGAGGCCAGGTGTCCGAGTTCGGTCGGCGTAACTCAGAGGATGACGCCGAGTCCGCTCGCCCGCGTCGGGATTCCGGTCCCCGCGGCGACCGGCCGGACGGAGCACGTGGCGGCCAGCGCGGCTCG includes:
- the tyrS gene encoding tyrosine--tRNA ligase, with the protein product MSEHILDELSWRGLIAQSTDLDALRRDLDDGPLTLYCGFDPTAPSLHAGHLVQMLVLRRFQNAGHRPVLLAGGGTGLIGDPRDVGERALHSEETVREWADRLRGQLATMVDFGHPDVPPIEANNLDWIGRTPVSTFLRDVGKHFSINTMLARETVRRRLDTDGMSYTEFSYMLLQANDYRELFERHGVRLQIGGSDQWGNIVAGTDLIRRVHGAHVHALTTPLVTDSEGRKIGKSTGGGSVWLDPSMTSPYAWYQYFVNLPDADVVNCLKLLTFLTRDEIAELEAATTERPAARLAQRRLAQELTDLVHGPEQTRQVIAASQALFGRGELAELDGPTLDAAMAEVPGGEVKLSDEPTVVDLLLAGGLVDSKGAARRTVKEGGAYVNNAKIADEEWRPAAGDALHGRWLVVRRGKRNTAGVRLLG